Proteins from a genomic interval of Nitrospina gracilis Nb-211:
- the acs gene encoding acetate--CoA ligase, with product MSGEGWYTPPESLSKQAWVQSMEQYKEMYDRSISDPEGFWAEQAEEFFWYKKWDKVWDYNYNINKGKIFIEWFRGAKTNITVNCIDRHLETRGDQTAIIWEGNEPDEDCKLTYRQLHAEVCKFANVLKKHGAKKGDRISIYMPMIPELAVAMLACARIGAIHSIVFGGFSPTSLADRIVDSGCSLLVTTDGAFRGKKPVPLKENADQAMDMASKQGADIKQCIVVQRVGGKLQTAMKDGRDFWWHDEMKDASPECEPEQMDAEDPLFILYTSGSTGKPKGAQHNVGGYMLFNALTHKYIFDYHDGDIWWCTADIGWVTGHSYIVYGPLANGATTIMFEGIPTYPDAGRFWAVVDKHKVTQFYTAPTAIRALISHGEEIPAKYDLSTLKVLGSVGEPINPEAWRWYHKHIGRGRCPVVDTWWQTETGGILISPLPGATPCKPGSATLPFFGVVPVVIEAETGKVLEGNDVSGVLALAQPWPGQMRTVFGDHSRFEENYFRIYPGYYFTGDGCRRDKDGYYWVTGRVDDVINVSGHRIGTAEVESALVLHEKVAEAAVVGFPHDIKGQGIYAYVTLMEGVEYEDELKKVLIDFVRKEIGPIAAPDIIHWAPGLPKTRSGKIMRRILRKIAADEGDQLGDTSTLADPSVVDQLKASYQKI from the coding sequence ATGAGTGGTGAAGGATGGTACACCCCCCCGGAAAGCCTGTCCAAACAGGCCTGGGTCCAGAGCATGGAACAATATAAGGAAATGTACGACCGATCCATCAGCGATCCCGAAGGCTTCTGGGCCGAACAGGCGGAGGAGTTTTTCTGGTACAAGAAGTGGGACAAGGTCTGGGACTACAATTACAACATCAATAAGGGAAAGATCTTCATTGAGTGGTTTCGCGGCGCGAAGACCAACATCACCGTCAACTGCATCGACCGCCATCTGGAGACGCGCGGCGACCAGACGGCCATCATTTGGGAAGGCAATGAACCGGATGAAGACTGCAAGCTGACCTACAGGCAACTCCACGCGGAGGTGTGCAAATTTGCCAACGTGCTCAAGAAACACGGCGCGAAAAAGGGCGACCGCATCTCCATCTACATGCCCATGATTCCAGAGCTGGCCGTTGCCATGCTGGCCTGCGCGCGCATCGGGGCGATTCACTCCATCGTGTTCGGCGGCTTCTCGCCGACGTCACTCGCCGACCGCATCGTCGATTCCGGCTGTTCGTTGCTGGTCACCACCGACGGCGCGTTCCGCGGCAAAAAGCCGGTGCCGCTCAAGGAAAACGCCGATCAGGCAATGGACATGGCGTCGAAGCAGGGAGCCGACATCAAGCAGTGCATTGTGGTCCAGCGTGTCGGCGGCAAGTTGCAGACGGCCATGAAGGACGGCCGCGACTTCTGGTGGCACGACGAGATGAAGGACGCTTCTCCGGAATGCGAACCGGAACAGATGGACGCGGAAGATCCGTTGTTCATCCTGTACACCTCCGGCTCGACTGGCAAACCAAAAGGCGCGCAACACAACGTCGGCGGCTACATGCTGTTCAACGCCCTCACCCACAAGTACATCTTCGATTACCACGATGGCGACATCTGGTGGTGCACCGCCGACATCGGCTGGGTGACGGGCCATTCGTACATCGTGTACGGACCGCTGGCCAACGGCGCGACGACGATCATGTTCGAGGGCATTCCCACGTATCCGGATGCGGGCCGCTTCTGGGCGGTGGTGGACAAGCACAAGGTGACGCAGTTCTACACCGCGCCGACGGCCATCCGCGCCCTCATCTCGCACGGCGAGGAGATTCCGGCCAAGTACGACCTGTCCACGCTGAAGGTGCTGGGCTCGGTGGGCGAACCCATCAACCCGGAGGCGTGGCGCTGGTATCACAAACACATCGGGCGCGGCCGCTGTCCCGTGGTGGACACATGGTGGCAAACGGAGACCGGCGGCATCCTCATCTCTCCGCTCCCCGGCGCGACGCCCTGCAAACCGGGATCGGCGACGCTCCCGTTTTTCGGCGTGGTGCCGGTGGTGATTGAAGCGGAGACGGGCAAGGTGCTGGAAGGCAACGACGTCAGCGGCGTGCTGGCGCTCGCACAACCGTGGCCCGGGCAGATGCGCACCGTATTCGGCGACCATTCCCGGTTCGAGGAAAATTATTTCCGCATATACCCCGGCTATTATTTCACCGGCGACGGATGCCGCCGCGACAAGGACGGCTATTACTGGGTGACGGGCCGCGTGGATGACGTCATCAACGTCTCCGGTCACCGCATCGGCACGGCGGAGGTGGAGTCGGCACTCGTTCTGCACGAGAAGGTGGCCGAGGCGGCGGTGGTCGGTTTTCCGCACGACATCAAAGGGCAGGGCATCTACGCCTACGTCACCCTGATGGAAGGGGTGGAGTATGAAGACGAGTTGAAGAAGGTGCTCATCGACTTCGTGCGCAAGGAGATCGGCCCCATTGCGGCGCCGGATATCATCCACTGGGCGCCGGGCCTGCCGAAAACGCGGTCGGGCAAGATCATGCGCCGCATTCTGCGTAAAATCGCGGCGGACGAGGGCGATCAATTGGGAGACACGTCCACTCTGGCCGATCCGTCTGTGGTCGATCAACTCAAGGCGAGTTATCAGAAAATCTGA